A stretch of DNA from Allomeiothermus silvanus DSM 9946:
CGCGGCGTATGACGCGCGGCTTAGTCCCCCGCTACCTCTTCTTTGGAGAAGCGCGACTTGAGGAAGGGCATCATCGCGCGCAACTTGGGGCCGATAACCTCGATGGGGTGGTTCTTCCAGTAGTTGCGGTTGGCGTTCAGGGTGGGCTGGCCCACCACATTCTCCAGCATCCACTCCCGGGCGAACTCGCCCTGCTGGATCTGGCGCAGCACCTCACGCATGCGGGCCTTGGTTTCCTCGCGGTTGATCACCATGGGGCCGCGGGTGTAGTCGCCGTACTCGGCGGTGTTGGAGATGGAGTAGCGCATCCCGGCGAAGCCCGACTCGTAGATCAGGTCCACGATCAGCTTTACCTCGTGCAGACACTCGAAATAGGCCATCTCGGGCGGGTATCCGGCCTCCACCAAGGTCTCGAAACCCGCCGCGATGAGCTGGGTCAGCCCGCCGCACAGCACGGTCTGCTCGCCAAAGAGGTCGGTCTCGGTCTCGTCTTTGAAGGTGGTCTGGATGGTCCCCGCACGGGTGCCGCCGTTGGCCTTGGCGTAGGCCAGCGCGGTGGGCAGGGCCGAGCCAGAGGCATCCTGGTAGACAGCCACCAGGCTAGGCACCCCCGAGCCCTTCTCGTACTCGCTCCGGACCAGGTGGCCAGGGCCTTTGGGGGCCACCATCCACACGTCCAGGTCGGCCCTGGGCTTGATCTGCCCGAAGTGGATGTTGAACCCGTGGGCGAAGGCCAGCGCAGCCCCTTCCTTGAGGTTCGGCTCGACCTCCTGGCGGTAGACAGCGCCTTGAGTCTCGTCAGGCAGCAAAATCATCACGATATCGGCTTTCTTGACCGCCTGCCCGACCGGCAACACCTCGAGCCCCGCCCCCTTGGCCTTGGCCTCGTTCCTCGAGCCTGGGCGCAAGCCCACCACTACCCGGATGCCGGAGTCGCGCAGGTTCAAGGCGTGGGCGTGGCCCTGCGAGCCAAAACCCAACACCGCTACGGTCTTGTCCTTGATAAAGCCCAAATCTGCGTCTGAGTCGTAATAGATCTTCACAAGCAACCTCCCTTTACTTCACCGCATAGAACGCCGCAAACACGCTGTTCTTATGCAGCACTTCCACTTCGCTATAGCCCACCCTCCGCAGCAGTTCCATTTGAAAGTTGAGGGGGCGTCGTAAAACACTGTAAGGTGCACACAAAGCCTCGATGGCCTGAGAGACCCGCTCCATCAGCAAAGGCGCGCAGAGGTTGGAAAACCGCTCCACCTCGCCGTCGAAACGGACGCGGATCTGCTCGGGGGTGGATTTTTCCTGGAGGATCCGGGGCATAGACGATAAACCTTACACAGCCTCCTTCCGCTCGCGTACTTTCAAGGTTTTCTCGCCCCGCGAAAGGGCCACCGCCCCGGTGCGCATGACCTCCAACAGCCCATATGGCCGCATGGCCTCGATGAAGGTAGAAACCTTCTGCGAGTCGCCGGTCAGTTCAAAGATCAGGGCTTTTTTCCCCACATCCACGATCCTGGCCCGGAAAGCCTCGGCAATGTCCTTGATCTCCAACCGCTCCTCCACGCTCGCTACGTGGACTTTGACCAAAGCCAACTCGCGCTCGACGTGGGGCTCGGTGTGGTCGGTCACCTTGAGCACTTCGATCAGGCGGTTGAGCTGCTTCTCCACCTGCTCGACCACCTTATCATCGCCGCTCACCACCAGCGAGA
This window harbors:
- the ilvC gene encoding ketol-acid reductoisomerase; this translates as MKIYYDSDADLGFIKDKTVAVLGFGSQGHAHALNLRDSGIRVVVGLRPGSRNEAKAKGAGLEVLPVGQAVKKADIVMILLPDETQGAVYRQEVEPNLKEGAALAFAHGFNIHFGQIKPRADLDVWMVAPKGPGHLVRSEYEKGSGVPSLVAVYQDASGSALPTALAYAKANGGTRAGTIQTTFKDETETDLFGEQTVLCGGLTQLIAAGFETLVEAGYPPEMAYFECLHEVKLIVDLIYESGFAGMRYSISNTAEYGDYTRGPMVINREETKARMREVLRQIQQGEFAREWMLENVVGQPTLNANRNYWKNHPIEVIGPKLRAMMPFLKSRFSKEEVAGD
- the ilvN gene encoding acetolactate synthase small subunit — its product is MRHLVSVLVQDHPGVLQRITALIARRGFNIDSLAVGRTHQAGLSRISLVVSGDDKVVEQVEKQLNRLIEVLKVTDHTEPHVERELALVKVHVASVEERLEIKDIAEAFRARIVDVGKKALIFELTGDSQKVSTFIEAMRPYGLLEVMRTGAVALSRGEKTLKVRERKEAV